The genomic window CGCCGACGATGAGCGTGACGGCCAAGGTTGGCGAAGTCACCAAGACGCGGAGCTATCCGGGCGTCGCCGCGTGCGGTGGATGGGAACTCGCTGAACAGAGCGATTTCTTCGACGTCGCGGAGCAGGTCGCGACGGACGCCGTGGAGATGTGCACCGCCAAGCCGCTCGGCGGCAGCGGACTTCGTGACCTGATCCTCTCGCCCTCGCACGCGATGCTCACCATTCACGAGATCGTGGCGCACGCCACCGAGCTCGACCGGATCATGGGCTACGAGGCCAACTACGCCGGCACCTCGTTCGTGAAGGTCTCCGACCTCGGCAAGCTGAAGTATGGCTCCAAGCTGATGAACGTCACGGCGGACAAGACGGACAACGGCCTCGCCTCCGCCGGGTTTGACGACGACGGGGTGAAGGCGCAGAAGTGGCCGATCGTCCGCGACGGCATTCTGGTCGGCCTGCAGACCAACCGCGAGACGGCGCACCTGATCGGCGAGACCTCGTCGCGCGGCTGCACCTTCGCCAACTCGTGGCGCGACTATCCGTTCCTCCGGATGCCGAACATCCACGTCGAGCCCGGACCGGAGAACTCGCCGACGCGCGAGGAGTTGATCGCCGACGTCAAGAACGGCGTCATGATCGACGGCCGCGGCTCGTACTCGATCGACCAGCAGCGCTACAATGGCCAGTTCGGCGGTCACATCTTCTGGGAGATCAAGAACGGGAAGATCACCCGGCAGTGCACCGACGTGGCCTACAACGCCATCACCACCGACTTCTGGGGCAACCTCGACGGCATCACCGGGCCGAAGGAGTACCGGAAGTACGGTACCGGCGGCGACGCCAAGGGGCAGCCGACGCAGACGAACTCCGTGTCGCACGGGTCGCCGTGGTTGCTGATCCGGAAGATGATGTTGGGGGCGGCGTTCGACTGAGAAGCATGGATGATGGATGATGGATGATGGATGATGGAGGTATGTTGTCATCCTGAGCGGAGCCCGCGCAGCGGGCGCAGTCGAAGGACCTCTTTCCCGGCGTGCGGAGAGAGGTCCTTCGACTACGCAGCCCTTCGGGCTGCTACGCTCAGGATGACACCGATGGTCGGGCATCCATCACCCATCATCCATCATCCCGTCACGTCATCGCATACACCACCAGATTCACCGCAAACTTCGTGTTGTCACTCCGCCGGAACCGCTTGTTCTGCCAGGCGTAGTCCCATTCGCAGCCGTAGTCCTGATTCGCAAGGATGACGCCGAGGCGGCCGCGATGCTCGATCCCGCGCAGGTAGTCGTGTACGACGTTGTCGCCCCAGCCGTTGATCTCGTGGCTGGTCTGCGGGGGACCGTCGAAGCGGAAGAAGCTCCGGTAGAGCGCGTGGCGATTGGAGATCTTGGCGAGGGTGTCCGGGGCCGGGAAGGCGCGGCGCATCTCCGCGACGAACGAGGTGCTGTAGAGGCCGTTCACGTCGTGGTTGCAGTCGTCGGAGAAGAGCAGGCCACCGTTCTCGACGTAGCGCACCAGTCCCTGGCGTTCCTTCTCGCTGAAGCGGACCAGCTTATGACCGGTCATGAAGAGGAACGGAAAGGCACCCAGCTCGGTCGAGTCCGCCGTGATCACGACTTCCTGCTCGCGGACTGGGATGGTGGTGTACTGCAGCACCGCATCGAGGACGTTGGCGCAGACCTTGGGGTTGTAGTCCCAATCGCCGGAGTCGTACCGCAGTCGGGCAAAGGCGAACTCCCCGCCACGCCCGCTGGCCGCAAGGAGGCGCGGCGCCGCAGCCAGGGAGGCCGCGACGCCGCTCAACCGATGCAGGAAGTCCCGACGCTTCACGGCGTGGGGTTGCCCGGTTCCTTGAGGAGCTGGTCGATGAACTTCGAGAAGCGGGCGGTGTTGCCCTGGTCCCAGCCCGTCACGATCTGACGGATGATCCCCTTCTTGTCGACGATGATGATCTGCGGGATCCCGCCGACCCGGTAATCGGTGTCCGGCTTCGGCTGGGCATAGGCACCCGGGACTTGCTTCGCCGGCGGATTGATCGCGACCGGGAAGGGGAGTGCGTGCTCCTTGCCGAAGTACTCCCGGTCCGCTTCGACTTCCTCCTCGGGGGTCAACTTCTGCCGCGTCCCGATGTAGCCGTAGAGCGACGTGACCATGTAGCCGTCGAACGCCTTTCCCTTGAGCTTCTCGGTCAGCCCGACCAGCCCGGGATAGCTGTTCTTGCAGGGGCCGCACCAGTGCGCCGTGAACTCGATCAGTGAGACGCGACCGGGCTTTGGTGCGACGACGGTCTTCTGGTCGGTGTTGATCCACCAGGTCGCCGAGATCTCGGACGCCTTGGTGCCGATGAGTGCGTAGCGGTTCCGGAAATCCTTGAAGCTCGCGGTCGCCGGCGCCCCGAGTTCTTTCTCTGCGGCGTCGAGGATCATCAGGGCCGAGTCCGGGTGCAGCTTGTCCGCATACGAGCGCGCCAGTGACGAATAGCCGGAGATGGTCTCCTGCGGCTTGTTCAGCTTCTTCCCGAGCGCGATCACCGCAAGAGCATGGACCCGGAGCCCCTCGGCGACGTCGAGGTACTCGTAGCGGCCGAGCATGCTGCGGTGCGCGGCGAGCTTGAGGTCATCGAGTGAGTCGGGGAGGGCATCGACCTTCGCGACGTACCGCTCGGCGCCCTCGATGATGCCGAAGTAGCTCGGCACCTTCGCGACCTCCTGGTTCATCCCCATCAGCAGTGCTTGCGCCCGTGCCCGCGGCGGAAGGTCGGTGGCCGTCAT from Gemmatimonadota bacterium includes these protein-coding regions:
- a CDS encoding TldD/PmbA family protein, coding for MQGIPTDADRKAAGFGVRVMHSGVWGFASSPIVTEDELRRVTRLATEIAKASAIAKKTDLKLAPVPAYIEHFITPMQKHPTSVSATDKQAWAQKIVDKASKVAGVTAVQVSANHGYEWRYFASTEGSYIEQELFTTTPTMSVTAKVGEVTKTRSYPGVAACGGWELAEQSDFFDVAEQVATDAVEMCTAKPLGGSGLRDLILSPSHAMLTIHEIVAHATELDRIMGYEANYAGTSFVKVSDLGKLKYGSKLMNVTADKTDNGLASAGFDDDGVKAQKWPIVRDGILVGLQTNRETAHLIGETSSRGCTFANSWRDYPFLRMPNIHVEPGPENSPTREELIADVKNGVMIDGRGSYSIDQQRYNGQFGGHIFWEIKNGKITRQCTDVAYNAITTDFWGNLDGITGPKEYRKYGTGGDAKGQPTQTNSVSHGSPWLLIRKMMLGAAFD
- a CDS encoding DUF4159 domain-containing protein, coding for MKRRDFLHRLSGVAASLAAAPRLLAASGRGGEFAFARLRYDSGDWDYNPKVCANVLDAVLQYTTIPVREQEVVITADSTELGAFPFLFMTGHKLVRFSEKERQGLVRYVENGGLLFSDDCNHDVNGLYSTSFVAEMRRAFPAPDTLAKISNRHALYRSFFRFDGPPQTSHEINGWGDNVVHDYLRGIEHRGRLGVILANQDYGCEWDYAWQNKRFRRSDNTKFAVNLVVYAMT
- a CDS encoding TlpA family protein disulfide reductase, giving the protein MAPRFSVALLPVLALCTAAVSTASAQTPARPAAAVAPPPAPGTPAACSKAAADWQKAETAPALEAYRKATDSTRAELMATYQAASRAAFKGFQQRAAECAATFSVETIPAGQLMDLVSLYNAAQDTSGARRATERLMTATDLPPRARAQALLMGMNQEVAKVPSYFGIIEGAERYVAKVDALPDSLDDLKLAAHRSMLGRYEYLDVAEGLRVHALAVIALGKKLNKPQETISGYSSLARSYADKLHPDSALMILDAAEKELGAPATASFKDFRNRYALIGTKASEISATWWINTDQKTVVAPKPGRVSLIEFTAHWCGPCKNSYPGLVGLTEKLKGKAFDGYMVTSLYGYIGTRQKLTPEEEVEADREYFGKEHALPFPVAINPPAKQVPGAYAQPKPDTDYRVGGIPQIIIVDKKGIIRQIVTGWDQGNTARFSKFIDQLLKEPGNPTP